In Serinicoccus marinus DSM 15273, the genomic stretch TACCATGCCGTCAGCCTCTACGACACGGTCACCGTGCAGCCGGCCGACTCCTGGTCGGTGCACGTCACCGGGCCCTGGGGCGAGCACGTGCCGACCGACGACAGCAACCTCGCCCTCGTCGCGGCCAGGACCCTCGCCAAGCGCCGCGCCCGCAAGGCCAAGGTCGACCCGGTGCGCATCGACATCGACAAGCACATCCCCGTCGCCGGCGGCATGGCCGGAGGCAGCGCCGACGCCGCGGCCACCCTCGTCGGGTGCCGTGAGCTGTGGGGGCTGGACCACCTCGAGAACGACCTGCTCGAGCTCATGGGCGCCAGCCTCGGCTCGGACATCCCCTTCCTGCTGCACGGCGGCACCGCGATGGGCAGCGGGCGCGGCGAGCAGGTCACCTCCGTGCTCGCGCGCGGCGAGCTGCACTGGGTGCTGTGGGCCGGCGAGGGGCTCTCGCTGTCCACCCCCCAGGTGTATGCCGAGTGCGACCGGCTCCGCGAGGAGGCCGGGGTGACGCCCGGCCCGCCGGAGCCGAGCGGTGAGCTCATGACAGCGCTGCGCCGGATGGACACCGACGAGGTGGCGGCGGCGCTGCACAACGACCTGCAGGAGGCCGCGATCTCGCTGGAACCGGTCCTGGCCGAGGCGCTCTCGGCCGGGCTCGACCTCGGTGCGCGCGCGGGCATCGTCTCCGGCTCCGGACCGACGGTGGCCTTCCTCGTCGGGTCGCAGACCGAGGCGATCGACCTGTCCGTCGGCCTCGCCGCCAACGGCCCCACCGGCGACATCGAGCGCGCCGTCGGCCCGGTCCCCGGCGCGCAGATCATCCACCAGCGCAGCAGCCCCGAGCCGCCGCGCGCCCGCCCCGACACCGACCGCTCCGGCCCGCTCGGCCCGGTGATCGGCTGATGGCGGGGAGGCCGCCCGCCAGCCTCGTCACCCTCGCCGACGCGCACCTGCTCGCCGGCACGCAGGTGCTCCTCGACGAGGTCTCCGTCGGCGTGCTCGACGGGGACCGCATCGGCGTGGTCGGCCGCAACGGCGGGGGCAAGACCTCGCTGCTCGCGGTGCTCACCGGGGACCGGCCGCTCGACGCCGGCCGGGTCATCCGCACCGGCGACGTCACCGTGGGCATGCTCAGCCAGACCGACGTGCTCGACCCGGACGCGACGGTGCGCCAGGTGGTCCTCGGCGACCTCGACGAGCACGAGTGGGCCGGCGACGCGCGGGTCCGGCACGTCATCGACGGGCTGCTCGGCGACAGCGCCGGCGCCGTCGGCGGGTGGGAGGCGAGCGTCGGTCCGCTCTCCGGCGGGGAGCGCAGGCGGCTCGCCCTCGCCGCGCTCCTCGTGGCCGACCCCGACCTGCTCGTCCTCGACGAGCCGACCAACCACCTGGACGTCGAGGGGGTCGCGTGGCTCGCGGCATACCTCTCGGGGCGGCGACCGAGACCGGGGAGCGCGCTCGTCGTCGTGACGCACGACCGGTGGTTCCTCGACGCCGTCTCCACGCTGACCTGGGAGGTGGCCGACGGCAAGGTCCACACCTACGAGGGCGGGTATGCCGCCTACGTCCTGGCCAAGGTCGAGCGGCAGCGCGTCGCCCGGGTGACCCAGGAGCGGCGGGAGAATCTCGCCCGCAAGGAGCTGGCCTGGCTGCGCCGGGGAGCGCCCGCGCGCACGAGAAAGCCGAAGTTCCGCATCGAGGCGGCGACCGAGCTCATCCAGGGTGAGCCGCCGCCCCGGGACAGCGTCGAGCTGGTGCGCTTCGCCACGACTCGGCTCGGCAAGGACGTCCTCGACCTGCTGGACGCCACCGTGCGGGTGGGGGAGCGGGACCTGCTCACCGACGTGACCTGGCGGATCGGGCCGGGCGACAGGTATGGCGTCGTCGGCGTCAACGGAGCCGGCAAGTCCACGCTGCTGCGGGTGCTGCTGGGTCAGCACCCGCTGGCCGCGGGCAAGCTCAAGACCGGCAAGACGGTGCGGATGGCGTGCCTGTCACAGGAGCTGCGCGAGCTGGACCGGGTCGCCGGCTGGTCGGTCATCGACGCGATCACCGAGGTGCGATCGTTCACGGTGATCGGGGGCAAGGAGGTGAGCGCGAGCTCGCTGGCCAAGCGGCTGGGCTTCTCCGGCGGGCGGCAGCAGTCGCGGGTGGGCGACCTGTCGGGCGGGGAGCGGCGGCGGCTGCAGTTCGTCCGGCTGCTCATGGACGAGCCCAACGTGCTGCTGCTGGACGAGCCGACCAACGACCTCGACATCGACACCCTCACCGCGATGGAGGACGTGCTCGACGGATGGGCCGGGACCCTGCTCGTCGTCTCCCACGACCGCTACCTGCTGGAGCGCATGACCGACCGGCAGGTGGCGCTGCTCGGGGACGGCAGCTTGCGGGACCTGCCGGGCGGCGTGGAGGAGTACCTCCGGCTTCGCGAGGGTATGAGCTCGGCCGGCCGGAGCAGGGGGTCTGCGGCGTCCCCCTCGGGCACGCCGACCGCGGCGGGGGCGGGCGGACCGGCCGCCGGTGGGTCGGGGTCCGGCTCCTCGCCGCACAGCCCGGCCCAGGTGCGCGAGGCCCGCAAGACGCTGGCGCGGGTGGAGAAAGCCCTGGACCGGCTGCACACCCAGCAGCAGCGGCTGCACGAGCAGATGGCCGCCGTGGCGACCGACCCCGACGAGCTGGCCCGGCTGACCGCCCGCGACGCCGAGCTCACCGCGCAGGAGGAGGCGCTCGAGACCGAGTGGCTCGAGGCCTCCGAGGTGGCCGAGGCGTAGCCGCGTCCCGAGACGTCAGTGCGTCGGTGTCGGTGGCTGCGGTGCGCGCTCGCCGAGGGCCTGGGTCACCGACGCCGCCACGGCGGCGCCGGTCACCATCGGCACCAGGACGGCCGGGGGAAGAAGACCAGCAGGATGAGGACGGAGGCGAGCGGTCGACGCAGCACAGCCGTGCAGGTGGCGGCTGCCGCGGCGGCGCCCAGGACCACTGCGAGGGCAGCGGTGCGTGCGGAGGATTCCCAGCGGTGCACCTCAGCCATGGCCCGGGCCTATCACGCGCGCAGCCCCGGCCAGGAGTCTCCACGCGCGCCGGGGTCTCAGCTCCGGGCGCTGATCTGCCGGCGGCGCAGGCCGACCAGGCCGAGCGCGACGGCCACGACGGCGACCAGCCCGAGCCAGAGCAGCGGCAGCCACTGCACCGGCTCGACCGGCACCTGAGCCACGTGGTGCAGCGGGGATAGCGCGAGCACCCAGTCCGGCACCTCCAGGAGGGTCGCGAAGTTGCCAACGAAGATCATGACGCCGACCAGGGCCCACCCGACCGGAGCCAGCAGCCGCGGTGCCCAGCCGACGAGCAGCGTGCAGATCCCCAGGGTGACGAGCGCTGCGGGCAGCGTGTTGACGTGGGCGAGGAGCCCGTCGCCGACGAGCGCACCGGTGCCGGTGACCCCGGCCGCCGCGACGCCGACGAGGAGGCCGGTGACCAGCATGACGGCTACGGCCCCGAGGCCGATCGCCAGCACGTGCGACAGGCCCCAGGCGGTGCGGCCGGTCGGCGTGGCGAGCACGGCCTCGGCCCGACCGGAGTCCTCCTCCGCCTTGAGGCCCTGCACGGCATACACGATGAAGGCGCCGTGAGATAGCCGCTGAAGACCGAGAGGAAGGCCAGGTATCCGGCGGCGAGCTCGCCCGCGCCGAAGACCTGCTGCAGCGCGTCGGGCATGTTCTCGGCCGAGTCCAGCATCACCTGGGTGAAGAGCCCGTCGACCACCCCGAGGACGGCGATGGCGAAGCCCCAGGCCAGGACCGGGCCGCGCTGCAGCCGCGCTGCGAGACCCCAGACCGTGCCCAGCGCCGGGCCCGCCTCGGCGCGGCCGGGACGCGCGGCCAGCAGCCCCGCGCCCAGGTCACGCCGGTTCTGCAGCCCGAAGGCGAGCGCCGTGGTCGCCGCCGCGAGGCCGATCGACAGCAGCAGCGGCCACCAGCGGTCGAGCACGTAGGGGGCGGTCTGGCTGGCCCAGCCCAGCGGGGAGAACCACGACAGCGTGCTGCCGCCCTCGGCAGCCATGTCGCCCAGGGCGCGGAGCGCGAAGGAGACCCCCAGCACGAGACCGGCCAGGCCCGAGGCGGAGCGGGAGTACTCCGAGAGCTGCGCGGTGACCGCGCTGACCCCGGCGAACGTCATACCGGTCAGGGCGACCCCGACGCCGACCAGCAGCGAGCCCGTCGTGGCGAAGTCGTTGGCGAGCGCCATCGCGGTGACCGCGACCGCCGCCGCGAGGTTGGTGATCACCGCCACGACCAGCGCCGCGGTGAGCCGGGCATGGCGGCCGGTCACGTTGGCCCGCACCAGCTCGGCGCGGCCGCTCTGCTCCTCGACCCGGGTGTGCCGGGAGATCAGCAGGATGTTCATGAGCGCGGCGAGCAGGTAGAGGTAGAGCGTGTAGCCGCCGGCGAAGAAGGTCTCGTAGCTCGGCGGGTCCATGCCGTAGGCCGGGCCGGCGAACATGCGGCCGATCGGCTGGCTCAGCAACGGGCTCGCGGCCGCGAGGTCGGCCTCGGTGGGGGCGATCTGGGGCAGCGCGGCACCGATGTAGATGACGAAGAGGCCCAGCCCGGCGACCCAGGCGGGCAGCTTGATCCGGTCGCGGCGCAGCATGAAGCGCACCAGCGTGCCGGTCCCGGCGAGCGTGCCGCTGCCGCGGGTATGCCGTGGCGCCCCGTGGGCGGGTCCGCTCCGGTCGGTCGGTGGGCGGCTGGCCGAGGCGTCGTGGTCGCGGATGGCGGTGCTCATCGTGCGGCCCCCTCCTCGACCGAGCGCCGCGAGTGGTTGCCCTCAGCCCCACCGGACGTCGCCCGTCGTTGCTCGCCGTAGTGGCTCACGAGCAGCTGTTCCAGCGTCGGCGGGTGGGCCGTGATCGACCGGACCCCCAGCTCGCCGAGCCGGCTGACCACCGGGCCGACGTGCTCGCCGTCCACCTCGAGCCGCACCTGGTCGTCCTCAGTGGTGACGTCGTGGACGCCGGTGAGCGAGGACATACCGTCGGCCGGGTGGTCGGTGCGCGCCACGATCGTGGTGCGCGTCATGTGGCGCAGGTCGTCCAGGCTGCCGGTCTCGACGACCCGGCCGGCGCGGACGATGGAGATGCGGTCGGCGAGGACCTCGACCTGGGCGAGGATGTGGCTGGAGAGCAGCACGGTGGTCCCGGCGTCGCGGGCCTCGCGGATGCAGTCCTGGAAGACCAGCTCCATCAGCGGGTCGAGACCCGCCGTGGGCTCGTCGAGCAGCAGCAGGTCGACGGGGGAGGTGAGGGCGGCGATGAGCGCGACCTTCTGCCGGTTGCCCTTGGAGTAGGTGCGGGCCTTCTTGGTAGGGTCCAGGTCGAAGCGCTCGCACAGCTCGCTGCGGCGGGCCTTGTCGAGCGTGCCCCGGAGCCGGGCGAAGAGGTCGATGGCCTCACCTCCGGTGAGGTTGGGCCACAGCTCGACGTCACCGGGGACGTAGGCCAGCCGGTGGTGCAGCGCCACGGCGTCGTCCCACGGGTCGGCGCCGAAGAGGCGTGCCGTGCCGCCGTCGGCCCGGAGCAGCCCGAGCAGGACACGGATCGTCGTGGACTTGCCGGCGCCGTTGGGGCCGAGGAAGCCGTGGACCTCGCCCGGGGCGACGGACAGGTCGAGGCCGTCGAGGGCACGGGTGCTGCCGAAGGTCTTGACCAGGGCGTTGGTCTCGATCACGGGACTGACGGTGGTGTTCATGCGGTCTCCTCCGTGGTGTCGTCGGTGTCGCCCGAGAAGATGAAGGCCTGCTTCGCCCGCTCGGTGAGGAGCCCCTCGGAGAAGAGCTCGAGCATCGTTTGGGTGTAGAGGTCGGTGCTGCCCTCGCCGATGAGGTCCTCGCCGAGGAGGCGCTGCATGTGCTCGTGGAGGACCAGCGCGCCGAGCGACCAGAGGGTCAGGATGACCACCCGGGCCCGCGGGTTCGCGCTGGGCAGGACCAGGCCGGTCTCGACGCCCTGGGCGGTGTAGCCGACGGCGTCCTCGACGAGGTCGTCGACGAACTCGTCCAGCCGCGGGCTGCCCTCGGAGAGGGTCCGGGCGAGGTAGCGCAACGCCGGTCGTGCCTGCGACACGCGGGTGTCGACCTGGATCGGCGGGCCGCCGAGGCCGGCGCGCATGGTCTCGGCCTTGGACTCGCGGATGAAGGCGAGCACCCGGTCGTCGCAGGCCTCCCGCAGCTTCTCCTTCGAGCCGTAGTGATGGATGACCAGCGGTGGGGACACGCCGGCCTGCTCGGCGATGGCGCGGACGCTGGTCGCCTTCACCCCGTGCCGGCCGAAGAGGTCGATCGCCGTGGTGAGGATGCGCTCGAGCCCCGGCTCGGCGGGGGTCTCGTCGGTCGCCTGGCTGACCATGTGTTCAGCGTGGCATTGACTGAACGTTCAGTCAACCACTCTCTGACCACGTCCCCACCGGGCCTCGCGCGTGGTTGGCTCGACCCCCACCGGGCGTCAGTCGAACGGCGCGAGCAGTCCCTTGAGGAGCTGGGCGAGCTCGGTCTGACGCTGCGGTGAGAGTCCCTGCATCAGCCGTCGCTCGTCGGTCACCAGGTCGGCCAGGGCCGCGTCCACGACGTCCCGACCCTCGGCGGTCAGCCGCACCAGCTTGGAGCGCTGGTCCGCCGCGGACGCAGCGCGGTCCACGAAGCCGCGTCCCTCCAGCCGCGCGAGCCGGTTGGTCATCGTGCCGCTGGTGACCAGCGTCTGCCGCACCAGCTGGGTGGGAGTCAGCTCGTAGGGCTCACCCGCGCGGCGCAGGGCCGAGAGCACGTCGAACTCCCACGACTCCAGCTCGTGGGTGCTGAACGCGTGCCGTCGAGACAGGTCGAGATGCCTGGACAGGCGGGAGACCCGGGAGAGCACCTCCAGCGGGGTGACGTCCAGGTCCGGGCGCTCGCGCCCCCAGGCCGCGACGATGCGATCCACCTCGTCGTCCGGTCCCTGGCTCATGCCTCCCACAGTAGGCGAGGACCCAAGAGGGGGTGAATCAGCGGAACTGACCCTCGATCCGGTCGAGCTCGTCCCCGGTCAGCCGCAGGTCGGCGGCGCGCACCGAGTCGGTGATCGACTCCGGCCGGCTGGCGCCGGGGATCGGGATGACGTGCTCGCCGAGGCTCAGCTCCCAGGCGAGCACCACCTGCTGCGGGCTCACGCCGCGCTCGGTCCCGATCTCGTGGAACGCGGGGTAGGTCACCCCGACGTCGCTCGCCGACCCGGTGCCGCCGAGCGGGCTCCAGGGGAGGAAGGCGATCCCGTGCTCACCGCACATCTCGAGCTCGTCGCGGCTGGAGCGGAAGCGCGGGGAGAACTCGTTCTGCACCGAGGCCAGCCCGCCCTCACCGAGCACCTCCAGCGCCACCTCGATCTCCTCGACGTCGGCGTTGGAGATGCCGACAGCCCTGATCTTGCCCTCGTCCTGCAGTTCCTTGAAGGTCTGGATCACCTCTCCGTAGACCCGCCAGCGGTCGGGGCGGTGCCACTGGTAGAGGTCGATGGTCTCGACCTCCAGCGCGCGCAGCGAGGCCTCGACGGCACCCCTCAGGTATGCCGGTGACCCGTCGCGACCCCACTGCTCGCCCTCGGCGCGGGTGATGCCGCCCTTGGTGCCGACGACGACGTGGCTGGTGTCGCCGTAGCCCTGGAGCGCCTTCGCGACGACCCGCTCGTTGTGCCCCATCTGGTCCCAGCTGGGAGCGTAGATGTCGGCCGTGTCGATGTAGGTCACCCCCGCCTCGAGGGCGGCGTGCACCGTGGCGATCGCCTGCTCCTCGCTGGGCTGCGGGTCCTTGCCCAGCGAGAACGGCATCGCCCCCAGGCCGATGGCGGAGACGGTGAACGGTCCGAGGCGACGGGTCTGCATACCGACGACCCTAGGCGGTGGGCTCCCCGGGCAGGAATCGAACCTGCGTCGCTGATCCTGATTCAAAGTCAGGCGGCCCCTACCAGCAGAGCAACCGGGGAACGTGCCGCAGCACCCCGCCAGCCTAACGGCCGGGGTCAGCTCTTGGCCCTGGTCCGCAGCGTCGGACGGGCCTCCATGCCGGCGAGGCCGTTCCACGCGAGGTTGACCAGGTGCGCCGCGACGTCGTCCTTCTTCATCTTGCGCGAGTCGAGCCACCAGCCGCCCGGGATGGCGACCATGCCGACGAG encodes the following:
- a CDS encoding MarR family winged helix-turn-helix transcriptional regulator, producing the protein MSQGPDDEVDRIVAAWGRERPDLDVTPLEVLSRVSRLSRHLDLSRRHAFSTHELESWEFDVLSALRRAGEPYELTPTQLVRQTLVTSGTMTNRLARLEGRGFVDRAASAADQRSKLVRLTAEGRDVVDAALADLVTDERRLMQGLSPQRQTELAQLLKGLLAPFD
- a CDS encoding ABC-F family ATP-binding cassette domain-containing protein; the protein is MAGRPPASLVTLADAHLLAGTQVLLDEVSVGVLDGDRIGVVGRNGGGKTSLLAVLTGDRPLDAGRVIRTGDVTVGMLSQTDVLDPDATVRQVVLGDLDEHEWAGDARVRHVIDGLLGDSAGAVGGWEASVGPLSGGERRRLALAALLVADPDLLVLDEPTNHLDVEGVAWLAAYLSGRRPRPGSALVVVTHDRWFLDAVSTLTWEVADGKVHTYEGGYAAYVLAKVERQRVARVTQERRENLARKELAWLRRGAPARTRKPKFRIEAATELIQGEPPPRDSVELVRFATTRLGKDVLDLLDATVRVGERDLLTDVTWRIGPGDRYGVVGVNGAGKSTLLRVLLGQHPLAAGKLKTGKTVRMACLSQELRELDRVAGWSVIDAITEVRSFTVIGGKEVSASSLAKRLGFSGGRQQSRVGDLSGGERRRLQFVRLLMDEPNVLLLDEPTNDLDIDTLTAMEDVLDGWAGTLLVVSHDRYLLERMTDRQVALLGDGSLRDLPGGVEEYLRLREGMSSAGRSRGSAASPSGTPTAAGAGGPAAGGSGSGSSPHSPAQVREARKTLARVEKALDRLHTQQQRLHEQMAAVATDPDELARLTARDAELTAQEEALETEWLEASEVAEA
- a CDS encoding 4-(cytidine 5'-diphospho)-2-C-methyl-D-erythritol kinase gives rise to the protein MTLGTQAQTVTVRVPGKINLGLSVGPLRDDGYHELSTVYHAVSLYDTVTVQPADSWSVHVTGPWGEHVPTDDSNLALVAARTLAKRRARKAKVDPVRIDIDKHIPVAGGMAGGSADAAATLVGCRELWGLDHLENDLLELMGASLGSDIPFLLHGGTAMGSGRGEQVTSVLARGELHWVLWAGEGLSLSTPQVYAECDRLREEAGVTPGPPEPSGELMTALRRMDTDEVAAALHNDLQEAAISLEPVLAEALSAGLDLGARAGIVSGSGPTVAFLVGSQTEAIDLSVGLAANGPTGDIERAVGPVPGAQIIHQRSSPEPPRARPDTDRSGPLGPVIG
- a CDS encoding ABC transporter ATP-binding protein; its protein translation is MNTTVSPVIETNALVKTFGSTRALDGLDLSVAPGEVHGFLGPNGAGKSTTIRVLLGLLRADGGTARLFGADPWDDAVALHHRLAYVPGDVELWPNLTGGEAIDLFARLRGTLDKARRSELCERFDLDPTKKARTYSKGNRQKVALIAALTSPVDLLLLDEPTAGLDPLMELVFQDCIREARDAGTTVLLSSHILAQVEVLADRISIVRAGRVVETGSLDDLRHMTRTTIVARTDHPADGMSSLTGVHDVTTEDDQVRLEVDGEHVGPVVSRLGELGVRSITAHPPTLEQLLVSHYGEQRRATSGGAEGNHSRRSVEEGAAR
- a CDS encoding aldo/keto reductase; the encoded protein is MQTRRLGPFTVSAIGLGAMPFSLGKDPQPSEEQAIATVHAALEAGVTYIDTADIYAPSWDQMGHNERVVAKALQGYGDTSHVVVGTKGGITRAEGEQWGRDGSPAYLRGAVEASLRALEVETIDLYQWHRPDRWRVYGEVIQTFKELQDEGKIRAVGISNADVEEIEVALEVLGEGGLASVQNEFSPRFRSSRDELEMCGEHGIAFLPWSPLGGTGSASDVGVTYPAFHEIGTERGVSPQQVVLAWELSLGEHVIPIPGASRPESITDSVRAADLRLTGDELDRIEGQFR
- a CDS encoding TetR family transcriptional regulator; this encodes MVSQATDETPAEPGLERILTTAIDLFGRHGVKATSVRAIAEQAGVSPPLVIHHYGSKEKLREACDDRVLAFIRESKAETMRAGLGGPPIQVDTRVSQARPALRYLARTLSEGSPRLDEFVDDLVEDAVGYTAQGVETGLVLPSANPRARVVILTLWSLGALVLHEHMQRLLGEDLIGEGSTDLYTQTMLELFSEGLLTERAKQAFIFSGDTDDTTEETA
- a CDS encoding ABC transporter permease; this translates as MSTAIRDHDASASRPPTDRSGPAHGAPRHTRGSGTLAGTGTLVRFMLRRDRIKLPAWVAGLGLFVIYIGAALPQIAPTEADLAAASPLLSQPIGRMFAGPAYGMDPPSYETFFAGGYTLYLYLLAALMNILLISRHTRVEEQSGRAELVRANVTGRHARLTAALVVAVITNLAAAVAVTAMALANDFATTGSLLVGVGVALTGMTFAGVSAVTAQLSEYSRSASGLAGLVLGVSFALRALGDMAAEGGSTLSWFSPLGWASQTAPYVLDRWWPLLLSIGLAAATTALAFGLQNRRDLGAGLLAARPGRAEAGPALGTVWGLAARLQRGPVLAWGFAIAVLGVVDGLFTQVMLDSAENMPDALQQVFGAGELAAGYLAFLSVFSGYLTAPSSCMPCRASRRRRTPVGPRPCSPRRPAAPPGACRTCWRSASGP